The following coding sequences lie in one Candidatus Planktophila sulfonica genomic window:
- a CDS encoding HRDC domain-containing protein, whose protein sequence is MSEVEELPTAIPLLHPAEGVPAIIDTEEAFDAALAQLASGTGPYAFDAERASGYKYSARAYLIQIKRTGGGLHLIDPIPFGPGHRCFVALNALIQDVEVILHASTQDLPCLREVGIFPNILFDTELGGRIAGLPRVGLGPLLETLMSVSLAKEHSAVDWSTRPLPHDWLNYAALDVELLVELRDKVYQLLVDAKKSKWAEEDFASIIAAPPAPPRVDPWRRTSGMHKVKKRNHMAVIREIWQARNELAQELDVSPSRLLSDLAITEIALASDKGPITNRKHLEKILRPLGLRARWLENAATWISCITDAIAMPEDQWPEARSKTDAMPPIKIWRERFPEKYAPLTHARFNLQVRAEELSIPLENMISPELVRRICWQPPTSSVHEALLAMGARRWQAEIASPILELALTETEPLEVAEPEAEVTPTE, encoded by the coding sequence GTGTCTGAAGTAGAAGAACTTCCCACCGCAATTCCTTTGCTGCATCCAGCAGAGGGAGTTCCCGCGATCATCGACACCGAGGAAGCATTTGATGCAGCTCTTGCACAGTTAGCTTCAGGCACTGGCCCTTATGCATTCGATGCAGAACGTGCATCTGGATATAAATACAGCGCCCGTGCATACCTGATTCAAATCAAACGTACTGGCGGCGGGTTGCACCTCATTGATCCAATTCCATTTGGGCCAGGACACCGCTGTTTTGTTGCACTTAACGCACTTATCCAAGACGTTGAAGTCATCTTGCATGCAAGTACGCAAGACCTTCCCTGCCTTCGCGAAGTCGGCATATTTCCTAACATTCTCTTCGATACCGAACTCGGCGGTCGTATCGCAGGGCTTCCGCGCGTAGGTCTTGGTCCGCTCCTCGAAACGTTGATGAGCGTCTCTCTTGCAAAGGAACACTCTGCAGTTGATTGGTCTACTAGACCACTTCCCCATGATTGGTTGAACTACGCAGCACTTGACGTTGAACTTCTTGTCGAGTTGCGCGACAAGGTTTACCAACTCTTGGTCGATGCCAAGAAATCGAAATGGGCTGAAGAAGATTTTGCATCAATCATTGCAGCTCCACCGGCGCCACCGCGAGTAGATCCATGGCGCAGAACTTCTGGAATGCATAAGGTGAAGAAGCGCAATCACATGGCGGTAATCCGCGAAATCTGGCAGGCGCGTAATGAACTTGCACAAGAATTAGATGTATCGCCCAGCCGGCTTTTATCAGATTTAGCAATTACAGAAATTGCTCTCGCTTCGGATAAGGGTCCCATTACCAATCGCAAACATCTTGAAAAAATTCTGAGGCCGCTGGGCTTGCGAGCGCGCTGGTTAGAAAATGCTGCAACATGGATTAGTTGTATTACCGATGCCATTGCAATGCCAGAAGATCAATGGCCTGAAGCGCGTTCTAAAACTGATGCGATGCCACCGATTAAAATTTGGCGCGAGCGCTTTCCTGAAAAGTACGCACCTCTCACTCACGCGCGATTTAATTTGCAGGTACGGGCTGAGGAACTTTCCATTCCTCTTGAAAATATGATCTCCCCCGAACTGGTCCGCCGTATCTGTTGGCAGCCTCCGACCTCATCTGTGCACGAAGCCCTGCTCGCCATGGGAGCGCGCCGCTGGCAGGCTGAGATTGCCTCTCCCATCCTTGAGCTCGCTCTTACAGAGACTGAGCCACTAGAAGTGGCCGAGCCTGAGGCGGAAGTCACGCCTACAGAGTGA
- the efeU gene encoding iron uptake transporter permease EfeU encodes MLSTFIIALREGLEAALIVGILVAYLVKSDQRSHLRALWTGVALAITASLAFGAFLSYTSAELSEKGEELFAGTTSFVAVGLVTWMVFWMKRAARGLRDELHGKAEVAVTSGALSMATLAFFAVAREGLETSLFLYTNFKTVGAFSTATLGLILGLALAVGLGYGIYNRAVKINLGKFFTYSGVALIVVAAGVLSYGIHEFQEFGILPGPDAFAWDVTSWMAKESFMAALLGGTIGFDTTTSWLQLFVWVAYLGLTISAYLSPAKVKTPLNA; translated from the coding sequence ATGCTCAGTACATTCATCATCGCCCTACGCGAAGGCCTAGAAGCCGCGCTCATCGTTGGAATCCTTGTCGCCTACCTTGTGAAGAGCGACCAAAGAAGCCATTTACGCGCACTTTGGACAGGTGTAGCTCTCGCTATTACTGCAAGCCTTGCCTTTGGAGCTTTCTTGTCTTACACCTCTGCTGAGCTCTCAGAGAAGGGCGAAGAGCTCTTCGCCGGAACTACCTCTTTCGTGGCGGTCGGCCTTGTCACCTGGATGGTCTTCTGGATGAAGCGCGCAGCCCGTGGCTTGCGTGATGAGCTCCATGGAAAGGCAGAGGTCGCTGTGACCTCTGGTGCCCTCTCGATGGCGACCCTCGCCTTCTTCGCTGTTGCTCGCGAAGGCCTGGAAACATCACTCTTTCTCTATACCAACTTTAAAACCGTTGGCGCTTTCTCTACAGCGACCCTTGGATTGATCCTTGGCTTAGCTCTCGCAGTCGGTCTTGGTTATGGAATTTACAACCGCGCAGTCAAGATCAACCTTGGAAAGTTCTTCACTTACTCAGGTGTGGCTCTAATCGTTGTGGCAGCGGGCGTTCTTTCATACGGAATCCACGAGTTCCAGGAGTTTGGAATCTTGCCTGGCCCAGATGCTTTTGCATGGGATGTCACTTCATGGATGGCTAAGGAGTCATTTATGGCAGCGCTTCTTGGCGGAACAATTGGTTTTGATACAACGACTTCATGGCTCCAGCTCTTTGTCTGGGTCGCCTACCTTGGTTTGACTATCAGCGCCTACTTGTCGCCAGCGAAGGTAAAAACACCTCTTAACGCATAG
- a CDS encoding thiolase family protein: MSSQLRSVVLVDAVRTPFGKAGSMYAGTRADDLMVRAMRGLLERNPNVDPASIDDVAIAAATQTGDQGMNIGRSATLLAGLPKTVPGYSIDRWCAGALTATTTVAGAIAMGAIDIAIAGGVEHMGNHPMGELMDPNPRYLAEKLVEQDALAMGATAERLHDRFPHLTKERADAYALNSQMKTAQAYVDGKIQRDLIPTAARNAELGWTIATVDEAPRPTTTMEGLAGLKTPFRPAGRVTAGNSSGLNDGATAALLANEDKAKELGLTIKARMVTFAFAGVEPEVMGYGPVPSTIKALGKAGLKIEDIGAFEVNEAFAVQVLAFLDHFGIADDDPRVNPYGGAIAVGHPLASSGVRLMLNLARTFEEKPEVRYGITTMCIGLGMGGTIIWENPHNKEAQISGGSK, from the coding sequence ATGTCGTCACAACTCCGTTCAGTCGTCCTCGTCGATGCTGTCCGCACCCCATTCGGTAAAGCCGGCAGCATGTATGCAGGTACTCGCGCCGATGACCTGATGGTGCGCGCTATGCGTGGCCTCTTGGAGCGAAATCCCAATGTAGATCCAGCATCCATCGATGATGTTGCTATCGCTGCTGCAACGCAGACCGGTGATCAGGGAATGAATATCGGGCGAAGTGCAACGCTTCTTGCTGGACTTCCAAAGACTGTGCCTGGTTATTCCATCGATCGCTGGTGCGCAGGTGCGCTGACTGCAACAACAACTGTTGCTGGTGCAATCGCTATGGGCGCTATTGATATTGCAATTGCTGGCGGCGTTGAACATATGGGTAACCACCCAATGGGTGAATTGATGGATCCCAACCCTCGCTACCTTGCCGAGAAGTTGGTGGAACAAGATGCGCTCGCTATGGGTGCAACAGCTGAGCGTTTACATGATCGCTTTCCGCATCTAACAAAAGAGCGCGCTGATGCATACGCACTCAACTCTCAGATGAAGACAGCGCAAGCTTATGTCGATGGCAAGATTCAAAGAGATTTAATTCCAACCGCGGCTCGCAACGCAGAACTCGGTTGGACTATCGCAACCGTTGATGAAGCGCCACGTCCTACAACAACTATGGAAGGTCTTGCAGGGTTGAAGACACCTTTTCGTCCAGCAGGTCGCGTTACTGCAGGAAATTCATCAGGACTCAACGATGGCGCAACCGCGGCCCTTCTTGCCAATGAAGATAAGGCGAAAGAACTTGGTCTTACTATCAAAGCGCGCATGGTTACATTTGCATTTGCAGGCGTTGAACCTGAAGTCATGGGTTATGGGCCAGTTCCTTCAACAATCAAGGCTCTCGGTAAAGCAGGCTTGAAGATTGAAGATATTGGCGCATTTGAAGTCAATGAAGCATTTGCAGTACAAGTTCTCGCATTCCTTGATCACTTCGGAATTGCAGATGATGATCCTCGCGTGAATCCTTACGGCGGAGCAATTGCTGTCGGGCATCCACTTGCATCATCCGGTGTGCGTCTGATGCTCAACTTAGCGCGCACCTTTGAAGAGAAGCCAGAAGTTCGTTATGGAATCACCACAATGTGTATTGGCCTCGGTATGGGCGGAACAATTATTTGGGAAAACCCCCATAACAAAGAAGCGCAGATTTCAGGAGGTTCGAAGTAA
- a CDS encoding 3-hydroxyacyl-CoA dehydrogenase NAD-binding domain-containing protein, translating to MTTAIQLPEGAPEEVVTSALVRDVDLSPFGFKGTLALITLDNGHDHNRPNTFGPQSLVALDAAITEAASRKPAAIAITGKPFIFAAGADLSALAFLNKREQAVAIGKLGHDVFRRFDEIGIPTFAFINGLALGGGLEVGLHCNYRTLSATAFTALPEVFLGLVPGWGGATIVPKLIGPERAVQVIIGNALNNNTMMKSKDALGLGIVDAVYAPADFLEKSVAFAASILSGATKIERKDYSTDPAWDSALAAGRAAALKKYGGAEIASPMKALELIAQAKTNTRGQGFDAEDATLADLTMSDPLRASLYAFNVIQKKRKKVEGAPKPALGRKVARVGVVGAGLMASQLALLLLRNLKCPVVMTDIDQERADKGVAWVKNELAKLVEKKRMSAESAGRLSLLISGSSDQQVFAGCDFVIEAIFEELSLKQELFKKLEKIVGPECVLATNTSSLSVERMSEGLEHPGRVVGFHFFNPVAVMPLLEVARTSKTDDATTATAVNIGKELKKTMIICKDAPGFVVNRLLTRFMGEITDAVDEGTDPATADNAMRSIGFPMSPFELLGLVGPGVALHVSETLNANLGPRYRISPTMQAMVKEGVKTFYIKNDDGSVGPNPAALTLVHKGTNPSTAEEVRLRALKALAEEARMMLDEGVVSTPAEIDLCMLMGAGWPMHLGGILPYLDREGISESVCGQRFHAPGIASLPQ from the coding sequence ATGACTACTGCAATCCAACTTCCAGAAGGCGCTCCTGAAGAAGTCGTTACCAGCGCACTTGTGCGCGATGTTGACCTCTCCCCCTTTGGCTTCAAGGGCACACTCGCACTCATTACTCTCGATAATGGCCATGACCATAATCGTCCCAATACATTCGGTCCACAGTCATTGGTGGCACTTGATGCGGCAATTACAGAGGCTGCTTCCCGCAAACCTGCAGCAATTGCTATTACAGGAAAGCCATTTATCTTCGCTGCCGGTGCAGACTTATCAGCGCTGGCATTTCTAAATAAGCGCGAGCAAGCAGTTGCTATCGGCAAGTTAGGTCACGATGTCTTCCGTCGTTTCGATGAAATCGGAATTCCAACCTTTGCCTTTATCAACGGACTTGCATTGGGTGGCGGACTTGAAGTCGGACTTCACTGCAACTACCGCACTCTTTCTGCCACAGCATTTACCGCACTTCCTGAGGTATTCCTTGGGCTAGTTCCAGGATGGGGCGGAGCGACAATCGTTCCTAAGTTAATTGGTCCAGAGCGCGCTGTTCAAGTGATCATCGGAAATGCGCTAAATAACAACACGATGATGAAATCTAAGGATGCTCTCGGTCTTGGCATCGTTGATGCGGTCTATGCGCCAGCTGATTTTCTCGAGAAATCTGTGGCATTTGCGGCCTCCATTTTGAGCGGTGCAACCAAGATTGAACGTAAGGATTACTCAACTGATCCTGCATGGGATTCAGCCCTTGCTGCAGGTCGTGCTGCAGCGCTTAAAAAGTACGGGGGCGCAGAAATTGCATCACCAATGAAAGCGCTCGAGCTGATTGCGCAAGCAAAGACAAATACACGCGGGCAAGGTTTTGATGCAGAAGATGCAACTCTTGCAGACCTGACAATGTCAGACCCCCTTCGCGCATCGCTCTATGCCTTTAACGTCATTCAGAAGAAGCGCAAAAAAGTTGAGGGTGCACCAAAGCCCGCGCTAGGCCGCAAGGTCGCTCGTGTGGGCGTTGTCGGTGCTGGTCTTATGGCTTCGCAACTCGCACTCCTTCTTCTTCGTAACCTCAAGTGCCCTGTTGTCATGACAGATATCGATCAAGAGCGCGCCGACAAGGGTGTGGCATGGGTAAAGAACGAACTTGCTAAGTTGGTTGAGAAAAAGCGCATGAGCGCTGAATCTGCTGGCCGTCTCTCACTTCTGATTAGCGGATCCTCAGATCAGCAAGTATTTGCTGGATGCGACTTCGTTATTGAAGCGATCTTTGAAGAGCTATCGCTTAAGCAGGAACTCTTTAAGAAACTTGAGAAGATTGTCGGACCTGAATGCGTTCTAGCTACCAATACCTCTTCCCTATCGGTCGAACGCATGAGCGAAGGCTTGGAACACCCTGGACGCGTTGTTGGTTTCCACTTCTTCAACCCTGTGGCTGTCATGCCACTTCTTGAAGTTGCTCGTACATCAAAGACAGATGATGCAACCACTGCAACTGCTGTCAACATTGGTAAAGAGCTAAAGAAGACGATGATCATTTGTAAAGATGCTCCGGGCTTTGTTGTGAACCGACTTCTCACTCGATTCATGGGTGAAATCACCGATGCAGTTGATGAAGGTACCGACCCAGCAACTGCAGATAATGCAATGCGCAGTATTGGTTTCCCAATGTCGCCTTTTGAACTCCTTGGCCTAGTTGGTCCTGGCGTTGCACTCCATGTCTCTGAAACTCTCAATGCAAACCTTGGTCCTCGCTACCGCATCTCTCCAACAATGCAAGCAATGGTCAAGGAAGGCGTTAAAACTTTCTACATTAAAAACGATGACGGCTCAGTAGGCCCAAACCCAGCAGCTCTCACTCTCGTTCATAAGGGAACAAATCCTTCAACTGCTGAAGAAGTTCGTCTTCGCGCGCTGAAAGCGTTGGCAGAAGAAGCTCGCATGATGCTCGATGAAGGCGTTGTTTCAACACCAGCCGAGATTGATCTCTGTATGTTGATGGGCGCTGGCTGGCCGATGCATCTCGGCGGAATCCTGCCTTACTTAGATCGTGAAGGAATTAGCGAGTCTGTTTGCGGTCAGCGTTTTCATGCGCCGGGAATTGCATCTCTTCCACAGTAG
- the dxs gene encoding 1-deoxy-D-xylulose-5-phosphate synthase, whose product MLESIKGPSDLKALRPEQLEQLSEEIRQFLITKVSKTGGHLGPNLGVVELTIAIHRTFDSPKDVVLFDTGHQSYVHKILTGRADQFDKLRQRGGIAGYPNRGESAHDVIENSHASTALSWGDGISRGFSLTGQSDRHVVVVVGDGALTGGMSWEALNNIAAANDRNLIIVVNDNERSYSPTIGGVATYLSTLRVTRGYERFLDWGKEVLTKTPVVGNPIYETLHGMKKGIKDIVAPQGMFEDLGLKYVGPIDGHDVAAMERALLQAKEFGEPVLLHVITEKGKGHKPAVADEAEKFHAVGIVDPETGTPLSKSVTSWTSVFSDELVALGHERKDIVAITAAMLGPTGLDKFEKLFPDRTIDVGIAEQHAVTSAAGLAFAGMHPVVAVYSTFLNRAFDQMLMDVALHKAGVTFVLDRAGITGDDGPSHNGMWDLALTGIVPTLHVAAPRDAARLRETLRESLEISDAPSLIRFPKGAVQTDIPAFERRDGIDVLYRGESADVLLVSVGAMAAIAVEAASQAYREGVGVTVIDPRWVKPLPQSLVTMAQRYKSVVILEDGIRHAGIASSISELFREAGLNVALHSIGVPLEFIEHSKRAEILEDLGITAQKISRDIVEWSSTVEEMQFPAHENADRKQTR is encoded by the coding sequence ATGCTCGAATCAATCAAAGGTCCCAGTGACCTCAAGGCTCTTCGCCCTGAGCAGCTGGAGCAACTCTCTGAAGAGATTCGCCAATTCCTCATCACCAAAGTCTCTAAGACCGGTGGGCACTTAGGCCCTAACCTCGGCGTAGTCGAGCTCACGATTGCAATTCATCGCACCTTTGATTCACCGAAGGATGTCGTTCTCTTCGATACCGGCCACCAGTCTTACGTTCATAAAATTCTGACAGGGCGCGCAGATCAATTCGATAAGTTGCGTCAACGTGGTGGAATCGCCGGATATCCAAACCGTGGCGAGAGCGCGCACGATGTCATTGAAAATTCACATGCATCGACTGCGCTCTCTTGGGGCGATGGAATCTCTCGCGGTTTCTCACTCACCGGTCAATCAGATCGCCACGTTGTTGTTGTCGTAGGCGACGGAGCGCTGACAGGTGGAATGTCATGGGAAGCGCTCAACAATATTGCTGCAGCCAATGACCGAAACTTAATCATCGTCGTCAACGATAATGAACGTTCTTACTCACCAACCATCGGTGGAGTGGCAACCTATCTTTCAACGCTTCGAGTCACACGTGGCTACGAGCGCTTCCTCGACTGGGGCAAAGAGGTTCTTACCAAGACTCCAGTAGTTGGCAATCCGATTTACGAGACCCTTCATGGAATGAAGAAGGGCATCAAAGATATTGTCGCCCCGCAAGGCATGTTTGAAGATCTTGGATTGAAATATGTCGGACCCATCGATGGACACGATGTCGCCGCCATGGAGCGCGCACTACTTCAGGCAAAAGAGTTCGGTGAACCCGTTCTTCTTCACGTTATTACCGAAAAGGGTAAGGGGCATAAGCCAGCTGTTGCAGATGAGGCCGAAAAGTTTCATGCGGTCGGAATCGTTGATCCTGAAACAGGAACACCACTCAGTAAATCGGTAACTAGCTGGACCAGTGTCTTCTCTGATGAGCTTGTTGCTCTTGGCCACGAGCGTAAAGATATTGTGGCAATTACAGCGGCAATGCTTGGACCTACCGGTCTGGATAAATTTGAAAAGTTATTCCCTGATCGCACAATCGATGTGGGTATCGCCGAACAACATGCAGTAACAAGTGCCGCTGGTCTTGCCTTTGCAGGCATGCACCCTGTCGTTGCTGTTTACTCAACATTCCTCAACCGCGCATTCGACCAGATGCTGATGGATGTCGCTCTTCATAAGGCGGGCGTTACATTCGTACTAGACCGCGCTGGAATTACAGGCGATGACGGTCCTTCACATAACGGGATGTGGGATTTAGCTCTTACCGGAATCGTTCCAACGCTTCATGTTGCTGCTCCTCGCGATGCAGCTCGCCTTCGCGAAACTTTGCGCGAATCTCTAGAAATTTCAGATGCTCCATCGCTCATTCGTTTTCCAAAGGGCGCAGTACAGACAGATATTCCAGCTTTCGAACGTCGTGATGGAATTGATGTTCTCTATCGTGGCGAGAGCGCAGATGTTCTTCTTGTCAGCGTTGGTGCAATGGCAGCGATAGCAGTCGAGGCAGCATCTCAGGCATACCGCGAAGGCGTTGGCGTTACCGTCATCGATCCTCGTTGGGTAAAGCCGCTTCCTCAATCACTTGTCACGATGGCGCAGCGCTATAAGAGCGTAGTCATTCTTGAAGATGGAATTCGCCATGCAGGAATCGCAAGTTCTATCTCAGAGCTCTTCCGCGAAGCAGGGCTTAATGTTGCGCTACACAGCATCGGCGTTCCTCTTGAATTTATCGAGCACTCTAAGCGCGCAGAAATTCTGGAAGATCTTGGAATTACTGCTCAGAAGATTTCACGCGACATCGTCGAGTGGAGTTCTACTGTGGAAGAGATGCAATTCCCGGCGCATGAAAACGCTGACCGCAAACAGACTCGCTAA
- the acnA gene encoding aconitate hydratase AcnA, producing MSKNSLGTKKNLTVAGKDYEIFDISAVEGAANLPFSLKVLLENLLRTEDGANITADHIKALAQWDPSVEPDTEIQFTPARVVMQDFTGVPCVVDLATMREAIVDLGGDPSKVNPLAPAELVIDHSVIADVFGTKDSFEQNTDIEYERNRERYRFLRWGQGAFDEFKVVPPGTGIVHQVNIEYLARVVMTRTVNGVLRAYPDTVVGTDSHTTMVNGLGVLGWGVGGIEAEAALLGQPVSMLIPRVVGFKLSGELPVGTTATDMALTITEMLRKHGVVGKFVEFYGPGVVSVPMANRTTIGNMSPEYGSTCAIFPIDEETLRYLRLTGRSDDQVALVEQYAKAQGMWHDPSVSPRFSENIELDLSTVVSSIAGPKRPQDRISLTASKSSFEKILPTYFSDKTGKEAYSVNVGAKATTIKNGDVVIASITSCTNTSNPSVMIGAALLAKKAVEKGLTSKPWVKTTLAPGSKVVTDYYDRADLTKYMEALGFNLVGYGCVTCIGNSGPLPIEISKAVNENDLAVTAVLSGNRNFEGRISPDVKMNYLASPPLVVAYALAGTMDHDFENDSLGNDKDGNPVLLKDIWPSAQEIQTVIDSSISSEMFKKDYATVFDGDHRWKSLDTPTGKTFEWDPKSTYVRKPPYFEGMPAEPKPVTDITGARILAILGDSVTTDHISPAGNIKADSPAGKYLEANGVDRKDFNSYGSRRGNHEVMIRGTFANIRLKNLLLDGVEGSFTKNFLANGEQTTIYDASVAYQAAGVGLIILAGKEYGSGSSRDWAAKGTALLGVRAVIAESFERIHRSNLIGMGVLPLQFTNGANAQSLGLKGDETFSITGVTALNDGGIPKEVTVAAGDKTFTAKVRIDTPGEADYYRHGGIMQYVLRQLRG from the coding sequence ATGAGCAAGAACTCACTTGGCACAAAGAAGAACCTCACAGTTGCCGGCAAAGATTATGAAATCTTTGATATCTCAGCAGTAGAAGGCGCAGCCAACCTTCCGTTCTCACTCAAGGTACTTCTTGAAAATCTCTTGCGCACCGAAGATGGCGCCAACATCACTGCGGATCACATCAAGGCGCTTGCCCAGTGGGATCCATCTGTCGAGCCAGATACAGAAATTCAATTTACGCCAGCGCGCGTTGTTATGCAGGACTTCACTGGCGTTCCTTGTGTCGTCGATCTTGCAACCATGCGCGAAGCAATCGTTGATCTTGGGGGAGATCCATCTAAGGTAAATCCGCTTGCTCCCGCTGAACTCGTTATTGACCACTCAGTTATTGCAGATGTCTTCGGAACAAAAGATTCTTTCGAGCAGAACACAGATATTGAATACGAACGTAACCGCGAGCGTTACCGCTTCTTGCGTTGGGGCCAGGGCGCCTTTGATGAATTTAAAGTTGTTCCACCAGGAACCGGAATCGTTCACCAGGTAAATATTGAATACCTTGCTCGCGTTGTTATGACACGTACTGTCAATGGAGTTCTTCGCGCATACCCAGATACAGTTGTTGGAACAGATTCGCACACCACCATGGTCAACGGACTCGGAGTCCTTGGTTGGGGTGTAGGTGGAATCGAGGCAGAAGCAGCACTTCTTGGTCAGCCTGTATCAATGCTCATTCCACGCGTTGTTGGATTCAAGCTTTCTGGCGAGCTACCAGTTGGAACAACTGCAACTGATATGGCTCTGACAATTACTGAAATGCTTCGTAAGCATGGCGTTGTCGGCAAGTTCGTAGAGTTCTATGGTCCAGGTGTTGTCTCAGTACCTATGGCAAACCGCACGACTATCGGAAATATGTCACCTGAATACGGTTCGACATGTGCGATCTTCCCAATCGATGAAGAGACACTTCGCTACCTTCGCCTTACAGGTCGTAGCGATGATCAGGTTGCGCTAGTTGAGCAGTATGCAAAGGCTCAGGGAATGTGGCATGACCCTTCTGTATCTCCACGTTTCTCAGAGAATATCGAACTCGATCTTTCAACAGTTGTCTCATCAATCGCTGGACCAAAACGTCCGCAGGATCGCATTTCACTGACCGCTTCAAAGTCATCATTCGAGAAGATTCTTCCTACCTACTTCTCAGATAAGACAGGTAAAGAGGCTTACTCAGTAAACGTTGGTGCGAAGGCGACCACAATCAAGAATGGCGATGTAGTTATCGCCTCAATTACATCGTGTACCAATACATCAAACCCTTCAGTCATGATCGGTGCAGCTCTACTTGCAAAGAAGGCTGTTGAAAAGGGTCTGACATCTAAGCCATGGGTAAAGACAACTCTTGCACCAGGCTCAAAGGTTGTCACCGATTACTACGATCGCGCTGATCTCACCAAGTACATGGAAGCCCTTGGTTTTAACTTGGTCGGTTACGGCTGCGTCACCTGTATCGGAAACTCAGGACCGCTTCCTATCGAAATCAGTAAGGCTGTCAACGAGAATGATCTCGCTGTCACTGCTGTCTTGTCAGGAAACCGCAACTTCGAAGGCCGCATTAGCCCTGATGTGAAGATGAATTACCTTGCTTCACCACCGCTTGTTGTTGCATACGCACTTGCCGGAACAATGGATCACGATTTCGAAAACGATTCTTTGGGTAACGATAAAGATGGCAACCCAGTACTTCTTAAAGATATCTGGCCATCTGCACAAGAGATTCAAACAGTAATCGATTCATCTATTTCATCTGAAATGTTTAAGAAGGATTATGCAACTGTCTTCGATGGCGATCATCGTTGGAAGTCACTTGATACTCCGACTGGAAAGACATTCGAGTGGGATCCAAAGTCCACTTATGTTCGCAAACCCCCTTACTTTGAAGGTATGCCAGCAGAGCCAAAGCCAGTTACAGATATCACCGGAGCTCGAATTCTTGCGATTCTCGGAGATTCAGTAACAACTGATCACATTTCTCCAGCAGGAAATATCAAGGCTGATTCACCTGCAGGTAAGTATCTCGAGGCTAATGGCGTAGATCGAAAAGACTTTAACTCTTACGGATCGCGTCGTGGAAACCACGAAGTAATGATCCGCGGAACATTTGCAAATATTCGCCTTAAGAATCTACTTCTTGATGGCGTTGAAGGAAGCTTTACCAAGAACTTCCTTGCCAATGGCGAGCAGACAACAATTTACGATGCATCAGTTGCATACCAAGCAGCAGGTGTTGGTCTGATCATCCTTGCAGGTAAAGAGTATGGATCAGGATCTTCACGTGACTGGGCAGCAAAGGGAACAGCGCTTCTCGGTGTTCGCGCAGTGATTGCAGAAAGCTTCGAACGCATTCACCGCTCTAACTTGATCGGCATGGGCGTACTTCCATTGCAATTTACCAACGGTGCAAATGCTCAATCACTCGGTCTTAAGGGTGATGAGACATTCTCGATTACCGGCGTAACCGCGCTCAATGACGGCGGAATCCCTAAGGAAGTCACAGTGGCTGCAGGGGATAAGACCTTCACAGCTAAGGTACGAATTGATACACCAGGTGAAGCGGATTACTACCGCCACGGTGGAATCATGCAGTACGTACTGCGTCAGCTCCGCGGCTAA